The following proteins are encoded in a genomic region of Candidatus Margulisiibacteriota bacterium:
- the csm5 gene encoding type III-A CRISPR-associated RAMP protein Csm5, protein MIKQPFIEIPIQIEVLTPVHIGMGEDYYPTDYVIADNKLHFIDRNKFTKHLMENEKWNEFVNVCSEQGDRAILSIRKFIKDNFHVGCSKYEVDNVCSDLEKKYNNPENTGHRGVISQTSIERIIRTSFYNEPILPGSSVKGAFMTALMNNMKDKTIISSGGFEHNKRTMNVVGQMISFSDFDLVKGSCGVKISKNIKFFGAEKDTQSVPSNKEHVSIGSAFVGKVKINTINKDFVRQYEAIVGQPILQFKKTFFQLINDFYFKDVYAFENDQFKYYKSSFNLGLVSENVAMLKIGKHSGAYGVTVHPLQKKQIKIMQGKGNKPKYGDNQTTVWTIDDLPMAWCKISEISSDEYRQKREIIKKRRSEYEEKL, encoded by the coding sequence ATGATAAAACAACCGTTTATAGAGATACCAATACAGATAGAGGTGCTTACTCCTGTTCATATAGGAATGGGCGAAGACTATTATCCAACAGATTATGTTATTGCGGATAATAAATTACATTTTATTGATAGAAATAAATTCACTAAGCATTTAATGGAGAACGAAAAATGGAATGAGTTTGTAAATGTATGTAGTGAGCAAGGGGATAGAGCGATACTTAGCATTAGAAAATTCATAAAAGATAATTTCCATGTTGGGTGCTCTAAATATGAAGTAGATAATGTGTGTAGTGATTTAGAAAAAAAATATAATAATCCAGAAAACACCGGACATAGAGGAGTAATAAGCCAAACAAGCATAGAACGAATTATTCGAACTTCTTTTTATAATGAACCCATCTTGCCTGGCAGTTCTGTAAAAGGTGCGTTTATGACTGCCCTGATGAATAATATGAAGGATAAAACCATAATTAGTTCAGGAGGTTTTGAGCACAACAAGAGAACAATGAATGTTGTTGGGCAGATGATTTCTTTTTCTGATTTTGATTTAGTCAAAGGGTCATGTGGAGTAAAAATATCTAAAAATATTAAATTTTTTGGTGCAGAGAAAGACACACAGTCAGTTCCTTCTAACAAAGAACATGTTTCAATAGGCTCAGCGTTTGTTGGCAAGGTGAAGATAAATACTATTAATAAAGATTTTGTAAGGCAATATGAAGCTATTGTTGGTCAACCAATACTGCAATTTAAAAAAACATTTTTTCAATTAATTAATGATTTTTATTTTAAAGATGTTTATGCTTTTGAGAATGACCAATTTAAATATTATAAAAGTTCTTTTAATTTAGGTTTAGTAAGCGAGAATGTAGCTATGTTGAAGATAGGGAAACATTCCGGTGCTTATGGTGTTACCGTCCATCCTTTGCAAAAGAAGCAGATAAAGATAATGCAGGGTAAAGGGAATAAACCTAAATATGGAGATAATCAAACAACTGTTTGGACTATTGATGATTTACCTATGGCCTGGTGTAAGATTTCAGAAATAAGTAGTGATGAATATAGACAGAAAAGAGAGATTATTAAGAAAAGAAGAAGTGAATATGAAGAAAAACTGA